Below is a window of Flavobacterium cyclinae DNA.
TGTAGTTCGTGTATTTGGATTCTGGAAAATCTACAAAAGCTTCAATCAGGAATAAGTGCTTCGCAAGTTAATTTTGGCGAAAAGAAAGTCCGAGTTACGTTCAATCCTGAACAGACTTCTTTAAAAGATATCGTGTACTTATTGAGTTCAATAGGTTACGAACCTTATATTTCGTTAGAAAATTTTGATGAAGGCAAGAAAAAAATCGATCGCACTTTAATCTATAAAATTGGAGTAGCGTTTTTCTGTTTTGGAAATATCATGTTGCTTTCGTTTCCCGAATATTTTGAAGTAGAAGAATATTGGATTGACCAATACCGCGGATTTTTCCGTTGGTTGATTTTCGGATTATCGCTTCCTACCTTTATTTATTCCGCTTCGGGTTATTATGTTTCGGCTTGGAAAAGTATGAAATCAGGCTTGTTGAATATTGATATTCCGATTGCTTTAGGAATTGTAGTGATGTTCGTAAGAAGTACGGTGGATATTTTTTTCGATTACGGTCAAGGTTTCTTTGATAGTATGGCAGGATTGATATTCTTTATGCTATTAGGAAAATTGTTCCAACAAAAAACCTACGATTTCCTATCATTTGAGCGCGATTATAAATCGTATTTCCCAATTGCAATTACAAAAGTGTTGCCAAACGGAGAAGAAGAATCGGTTCAAGTATATGATATTCAAAAAGGGGATAGGCTTTTAATTCGAAATCAAGAATTAATTCCGGTTGATGGGATATTAATTTCTGAAAAAGCTTCTATAGATTATAGCTTTGTTACAGGTGAAGCCGTTCCAATCGAGAAAAAATCAGGTGATAAAGTTTTCGCAGGTGGAAAACAAATGGGAAAAGTCATCGAAATGGAAGTGTTATTTTCAGTTTCCCAAAGTTACTTAACCCAATTATGGAGCAACGATGTTTTCCAAAAACGCGTAGAACAACAGCACAAGACTATTACTGATAAAATTAGTCGCTATTTTACACCTGTTTTATTACTATTAGCAGTCTTTTCTTTTGTGTATTGGATTTTTATTGATGTAACTACTGCTTTTAATGTTTTCACGGCGATATTAATTGTGGCTTGCCCTTGTGCCTTGGCATTAACGGCTCCGTTTACATTAGGAAATGTGTTACGAATATTAGGTAATCGAAAATTATACTTGAAAAATGCGTTGGTAGTCGAACAATTAGCCAAAGTAGATACTATCGTTTTCGATAAAACAGGAACGATTACAACCAATAAAAAAACCGCCATTACTTACGAAGGAACCGAACTAAATGTTTCCGAATTAAGACTATTGAAAAACGTTTTACGCGGTTCAAATCATCCATTAAGTAGAAGATTATACGATTTTATTCCGAATCAAGAAAAAGTAGAAACTTCAAGCTTTGAGGAAATTATTGGAAAAGGAATTTTCGCTGAAATCGAAGGAAATACAATAAAATTAGGTTCGTCACAATTCCTAAAAACCATGACCGAAAATACACATAAGAAAACGAAAGTACATGTGGAAATCAATGGCGTTTATAAAGGAAGTTATGTGTTTAATAATCAATATAGAAAAGGATTAGAAGAATTGTTTACTGATTTGAATAAACATTACAATTTGGTGGTTTTATCAGGCGATAATGATGGCGAAAGAAGAATTTTAGAAAAAATGTTACCAGCAAAAACGACCTTAGTTTTCAATCAAAAACCA
It encodes the following:
- a CDS encoding heavy metal translocating P-type ATPase, producing MDTENCFHCGNEIIKKDEIVFDEKKFCCNGCKTVYEIFSQNDLTCYYDFQASPGATPQDIQGKYDFLDNEEISTKLLEFQERTTHIVSLYIPHIHCSSCIWILENLQKLQSGISASQVNFGEKKVRVTFNPEQTSLKDIVYLLSSIGYEPYISLENFDEGKKKIDRTLIYKIGVAFFCFGNIMLLSFPEYFEVEEYWIDQYRGFFRWLIFGLSLPTFIYSASGYYVSAWKSMKSGLLNIDIPIALGIVVMFVRSTVDIFFDYGQGFFDSMAGLIFFMLLGKLFQQKTYDFLSFERDYKSYFPIAITKVLPNGEEESVQVYDIQKGDRLLIRNQELIPVDGILISEKASIDYSFVTGEAVPIEKKSGDKVFAGGKQMGKVIEMEVLFSVSQSYLTQLWSNDVFQKRVEQQHKTITDKISRYFTPVLLLLAVFSFVYWIFIDVTTAFNVFTAILIVACPCALALTAPFTLGNVLRILGNRKLYLKNALVVEQLAKVDTIVFDKTGTITTNKKTAITYEGTELNVSELRLLKNVLRGSNHPLSRRLYDFIPNQEKVETSSFEEIIGKGIFAEIEGNTIKLGSSQFLKTMTENTHKKTKVHVEINGVYKGSYVFNNQYRKGLEELFTDLNKHYNLVVLSGDNDGERRILEKMLPAKTTLVFNQKPEQKLQYIEQLQKEGKNVMMVGDGLNDAGALAQSNLGLSISENVNVFSPACDGILDASQFDKIAFFMRYSKNAMKTIYMSFGLSLLYNIVGLSYAITGQLDPIVAAIIMPLSTITIVSFVTIMTNIFANKK